One genomic segment of Mangifera indica cultivar Alphonso chromosome 6, CATAS_Mindica_2.1, whole genome shotgun sequence includes these proteins:
- the LOC123218971 gene encoding pyridoxal 5'-phosphate synthase subunit PDX1.3-like: MADGVVPVHNNGTVVESKNYQFIAKWGPVQKLQGGTIIKVTDVEQAKIAEEAGSCSIVIHYGASRPNTYLIKGSKQAEILEAMGVDYVDESELLGIADSDHHINKHTFHIPFACKCQHLEEGEGAMVV, from the coding sequence ATGGCTGATGGTGTTGTACCTGTCCATAACAATGGCACCGTGGTTGAATCCAAGAACTACCAATTCATTGCCAAGTGGGGACCGGTGCAAAAGCTACAAGGTGGGACCATTATCAAAGTAACCGACGTAGAGCAAGCCAAGATAGCTGAGGAAGCTGGATCATGTTCCATTGTCATTCACTATGGGGCATCTCGGCCAAATACATATCTCATCAAGGGAAGCAAGCAAGCTGAGATATTGGAAGCAATGGGTGTAGACTATGTTGATGAGAGTGAACTTCTAGGCATTGCTGATTCTGACCACCATATTAATAAGCATACATTTCATATACCATTTGCTTGTAAATGTCAACATCTTGAGGAGGGAGAAGGTGCAATGGTTGTTTGA
- the LOC123219349 gene encoding pyridoxal 5'-phosphate synthase-like subunit PDX1.2, producing MAEEGVVTLYNGSAITDAKKNPFSIKVGLTQMLRGGVIVEVSNLEQAKIAEASGACSVMVSEPSRRGIKRMPDPCLIKSIKQVVNVPVMSRVRVGHFVEAQILESIEVDYVDESEVLEFADESNFINKHNFRCPFVCGCGSLGEALRRVREGSAMIRIQGDLCGSGNVAETVKNVRSVMGDIRILNNMDEDEVFAFAKKIAAPYDLVAQTKQMGRLPVVQFSAGGIVTPADAALMMQLGCDGVFVGSEVFDSPDPYKRVRGIVQATRHYNDPHVLVECSCGFEDAVAGLNLNEDSIEQFAQEGV from the coding sequence ATGGCCGAAGAAGGAGTCGTCACACTCTACAACGGCAGTGCCATCACCGACGCCAAGAAGAACCCATTTTCGATCAAGGTTGGTCTGACTCAAATGCTACGTGGCGGGGTCATTGTTGAAGTTTCCAATTTGGAGCAAGCCAAGATCGCGGAAGCTTCTGGAGCTTGTTCGGTGATGGTGTCTGAGCCTTCTAGACGAGGGATTAAGCGTATGCCTGATCCTTGTCTTATCAAAAGTATCAAACAAGTGGTTAATGTTCCTGTGATGTCACGCGTTCGTGTTGGGCACTTTGTTGAGGCTCAGATTCTTGAAAGCATTGAGGttgattatgttgatgaaaGCGAGGTTTTGGAGTTTGCTGAtgaaagtaattttattaataaacataaCTTTAGGTGTCCATTTGTTTGTGGTTGTGGGAGTCTTGGAGAAGCTTTGAGGAGAGTGAGGGAGGGGTCAGCTATGATAAGGATACAAGGGGACTTGTGTGGGTCTGGAAATGTGGCTGAGACTGTTAAAAATGTGAGGTCTGTGATGGGAGACATCAGAATTTTGAATAACATGGATGAAGATGAGGTTTTTGCGTTTGCGAAGAAGATTGCTGCGCCTTATGATTTGGTGGCTCAGACTAAGCAAATGGGGAGACTGCCCGTGGTTCAATTTTCTGCAGGTGGCATTGTGACGCCTGCAGATGCTGCCTTGATGATGCAGCTGGGATGTGATGGTGTGTTTGTGGGTTCAGAGGTTTTTGACTCCCCGGATCCGTACAAGAGAGTAAGGGGTATTGTGCAGGCTACTAGACATTATAATGATCCCCATGTGTTGGTGGAGTGTAGCTGTGGATTTGAGGATGCTGTGGCGGGGCTTAATCTTAATGAGGACAGTATCGAACAGTTTGCTCAAGAAGGCGTGTAA
- the LOC123218818 gene encoding mitochondrial arginine transporter BAC2 translates to MDFWPEFLANSSGREFVAGGFGGIAGIFTGYPLDTIRIVQQNSNSGSAINILRRLVATEGPQALYRGMGAPLASVTFQNAMVFQIYAILSRAFDKSIPGSDPASYRGVFLGGVGTGAIQSVILSPVELVKIRLQLQSTNLTRSHQADHYKGPIDVARSILRREGLRGIFRGFNITALRDAPSHGLYFWSYEYMREQLHPGCRKNGQESLRTMLIAGGLAGVASWVCCYPLDVVKTRLQAQSPSSIQKYNGIIDCFNKSVKAEGYSVLWRGLGTAVARAFVVNGAIFSAYEIALRCLFNNGSIQTENSKYHLDH, encoded by the exons ATGGATTTCTGGCCAGAGTTTCTTGCAAATAGTTCGGGTCGAGAGTTTGTGGCTGGAGGGTTTGGTGGAATTGCTGGCATATTCACTGGTTACCCTCTTGACACCATAAGAATCGTGCAACAGAACTCCAATTCAGGCTCAGCCATTAACATTTTGCGGAGATTGGTGGCCACTGAAGGGCCTCAAGCTCTTTACAGAGGCATGGGTGCACCATTAGCTTCAGTCACCTTTCAG AATGCGATGGTTTTCCAGATCTATGCTATCCTCTCTCGAGCATTTGACAAATCAATTCCTGGTAGTGATCCTGCTTCTTACAGAGGAGTTTTTCTTGGGGGAGTCGGTACAGGAGCTATTCAAAGTGTAATCCTCTCCCCTGTTGAACTGGTAAAAATCCGCCTGCAATTGCAGAGTACAAACCTTACAAGATCCCATCAAGCAGATCACTACAAGGGTCCCATAGATGTTGCCAGGAGCATATTGCGAAGAGAAGGATTAAGGGGGATCTTTCGAGGATTTAACATCACAGCCCTCAGAGATGCTCCCTCCCATGGTTTATACTTCTGGTCATATGAGTACATGAGGGAGCAGCTCCATCCGGGCTGCAGAAAGAACGGCCAGGAAAGTCTAAGAACAATGCTGATAGCCGGGGGTCTAGCAGGAGTGGCTAGCTGGGTTTGCTGCTACCCCTTAGATGTTGTGAAGACCAGACTGCAAGCTCAGTCACCATCTTCCATACAAAAATACAATGGCATCATTGATTGCTTTAACAAGAGTGTAAAAGCTGAAGGTTACAGTGTGCTCTGGCGAGGACTGGGAACTGCAGTTGCAAGAGCTTTTGTGGTGAATGGAGCTATATTTTCTGCTTACGAGATTGCTTTGAGGTGTTTATTCAATAATGGAAGCATTCAAACAGAAAATAGTAAATACCATCTAGATCATTGA